One window from the genome of bacterium encodes:
- a CDS encoding MFS transporter: MRRLAPLFLFNVIFGAMEFLLPVKFSEAGVSVGLTAVLFSLVSLCSGLLDIPSGKLSDRIGRERLIAYSMVLAALAAVALYFSNNVFVFFAAAVLFGASYGLNWSPLLALIGDDAEKDGHGTAFGRFFRIVAIGEGLAPIGVAFLIAYLSLDAPFLAVAGVAILCLFLIYGAARKPATRAEEHARPFSYRDTLRLFRRSLPLNLFLVATAFFVAFFWESVWFTQPLVGFYENSFMDSALIIAAFSVPSILFSDVLGKFIDRFGERRVFTLSSLLSVASFLAFYLSTALPMKVISIFVAAIGVLGIWLVMDVLTSRLHAPQERGEFFGILETVRDIAYFASPLFIALTYRFIGLEGVFAVNAVAALALLCVSFFALRTLPVKAL, encoded by the coding sequence ATGCGCCGGCTCGCGCCCCTTTTTCTTTTCAACGTCATATTCGGGGCGATGGAGTTCCTGCTCCCGGTCAAGTTCTCGGAAGCGGGAGTGAGCGTCGGGCTCACGGCCGTCCTCTTCTCCCTGGTATCGCTTTGTTCGGGACTCCTCGACATCCCCTCCGGAAAGCTCTCGGACCGCATAGGCCGGGAGCGGCTCATCGCCTATTCCATGGTGCTTGCCGCGCTTGCGGCGGTGGCGCTCTATTTCTCGAACAATGTCTTCGTGTTCTTCGCCGCCGCCGTGCTCTTCGGGGCAAGCTACGGGCTCAACTGGTCGCCGCTCCTCGCGCTCATAGGCGACGATGCGGAGAAGGACGGGCATGGCACCGCCTTCGGAAGGTTCTTCCGCATCGTCGCCATCGGGGAGGGACTTGCGCCGATCGGCGTCGCATTCCTCATCGCCTACCTGAGCCTCGACGCGCCGTTTCTTGCGGTCGCGGGCGTCGCGATACTCTGCCTCTTCCTTATTTACGGCGCGGCAAGGAAGCCCGCTACGCGCGCGGAGGAGCACGCAAGGCCATTCTCCTACCGCGACACCCTCCGGCTGTTCCGCAGATCCCTGCCGCTCAATCTCTTTCTTGTCGCGACCGCCTTCTTCGTGGCGTTCTTCTGGGAATCGGTCTGGTTCACGCAGCCGCTCGTCGGCTTCTATGAAAACTCCTTCATGGATTCCGCGCTCATTATCGCGGCATTTTCCGTTCCTTCCATCCTCTTTTCCGATGTCCTTGGCAAATTCATCGACCGCTTCGGAGAAAGGAGGGTCTTTACGCTATCGTCCCTGCTCTCCGTCGCATCGTTTCTCGCGTTTTATCTAAGTACCGCGCTCCCGATGAAAGTCATTTCGATATTCGTCGCGGCCATCGGCGTGCTTGGCATATGGCTCGTCATGGATGTCCTCACCTCGCGCCTCCACGCCCCGCAGGAACGCGGCGAATTCTTCGGCATACTCGAGACCGTGCGGGATATCGCGTACTTCGCCTCTCCCCTTTTCATCGCGCTTACCTATCGGTTCATCGGACTCGAAGGGGTGTTTGCCGTGAATGCGGTTGCGGCGCTCGCGCTGCTCTGCGTGAGCTTCTTTGCACTACGGACGCTACCCGTGAAAGCGCTCTAA
- a CDS encoding EamA family transporter, giving the protein MYLFPFLTAGAHGLAIAFDRLNLTRTKFKPRALLLLTFLVMTVTAAAYVLIARPPFPALGPVVLGIVTAMVLLSFAQNIFELKGIQAMQLHTREPVTTLQPLLTGLLAYLLFPSEGNILYLAAIVVGVPIVLWSNAKRYSWRKLLTPGSGYVFADISLSAAVDNLAKLALQFLSPAYLGLFRIGGVFFLCCAFFRGSWKEVPPGGLWLGLVPGMFFGVSALARLFAFEYVGLNFTLLILLLEPGLVYLLSRVLLKEKLEWRPIIGSGLILCLIIAVRCLS; this is encoded by the coding sequence ATGTACCTCTTCCCTTTTTTGACGGCGGGCGCTCACGGCCTTGCGATAGCGTTCGACCGGCTCAATCTTACCCGTACCAAGTTCAAACCGCGCGCGCTTCTCCTGCTCACGTTCCTCGTGATGACCGTAACGGCCGCCGCGTATGTCCTCATCGCGCGTCCGCCGTTTCCCGCGCTCGGGCCCGTCGTCCTCGGGATCGTTACCGCCATGGTCCTCCTTTCGTTCGCGCAGAACATATTCGAACTGAAAGGAATCCAGGCGATGCAGCTCCACACCCGCGAACCCGTCACCACCCTGCAGCCTCTCCTTACGGGCCTTCTCGCGTATCTTCTCTTTCCATCCGAAGGCAATATCCTTTATCTGGCCGCCATCGTCGTCGGCGTGCCGATCGTCCTCTGGTCAAACGCGAAACGGTATTCGTGGCGCAAGCTCCTCACCCCGGGGAGCGGATACGTGTTCGCCGACATATCCCTTTCGGCGGCTGTCGACAACCTCGCCAAGCTCGCGCTCCAATTCCTTTCTCCCGCGTATCTCGGGCTGTTCCGGATCGGCGGGGTATTCTTCCTTTGCTGCGCCTTCTTTCGCGGCTCGTGGAAGGAAGTTCCGCCCGGAGGCCTCTGGCTCGGACTTGTGCCGGGCATGTTTTTCGGCGTTTCCGCGCTCGCGCGGCTCTTCGCGTTCGAATACGTCGGTCTTAATTTCACGCTGCTCATCCTGCTTCTTGAGCCCGGGCTCGTCTATCTGCTGAGCCGCGTGCTGCTCAAGGAAAAGCTCGAGTGGCGGCCGATCATCGGCAGCGGGCTCATTCTGTGCCTCATCATCGCGGTCCGGTGCCTGTCATAA